The following nucleotide sequence is from Ornithodoros turicata isolate Travis chromosome 2, ASM3712646v1, whole genome shotgun sequence.
ATGACAATTACGATATATAAGAATAAAGGGCGGCAAAATTTTGAGGCGTGCGCCGCAATACCTTTCTCAGAATGTTTTTCCttgatttagaaacacttcCTGTTAACCTTCTTCGAACATTAAACACATTGGActcaaacatgtgccacaacaaCAACGGCCGCCACCGGATCGCCGAGACCGCGAAGTTGTCACTGGCTGGTAACAAGAGTGATGACATGTTTTACTTTTTTTGCACCATCTCACACTGTACTTAAATAAAATAGACACGCTGTTCAAAATACTTGTTTAAcaatattgtggtgtcgggtCCACTcactttttctcaatatttttacctgtaccacaaagcctgccgtcgaggctacacactttgtcagccgaaaagaagtgaagtgagtttggagAGCTTACTAAATttttagtgcactttctgccgagtgtcactaaaaaatgttgtgtgatagcacacgaatgacactaagtgtAAGTGTCACttgctgaaagtgacactaaattaatCCGTCTGACAAGGGTATAAGAGTCAACTTCTTCCTCGCGTCCCGGGGAAGAGAGTTGTCGTGAAGGGCGGTGGTGGGACGACGCTAGTCCGATCCGTGGAGAGAGCCAGGGCAGTCCAGGTCGCAGCGGAAGAAGTTTGTTTACATCGATATACAGCAAGACGACTCCCGACAAGAAACTCCGAAAAAGATCAGATCAAAGACTCCTACACATGGGAGACGGGCCTTTTTGTTCAAAATCAGGGTGCCGCCAACAAATtacacaaacaaaatcaaataTGCAAATTTCACGTTTCTCAGCCCCAGGATTGGTCCGTTACCGAGGGTCTCCAAAATGCTCAAACCCTGAAACGAGCAAATTACAAAGGATAGTTCCCAGAATTcgataattgacacaaataAACAATGTTACAAATCCAAAACCCATTAGTGGCTCAAAACGAAATACATACAAAAACATAAAAGGGCTCGCAGGAAACGAGGTAAACCGGGTTCTggcaaacaaaataaaaatacaaacagcAGAGGGGTGTTCTCGATGATCATAGAAACTTAACAACTGGTGACAGCTtacagcggtaacgcgtgcgcttggagactgggacgtccgcggttcgaatccgcgggccggctgtgtcgtctggggtttttcctgggtttccctcagatgtgtaataggcgtatgccggcacagttcccctgaagtcggcccatggacgcagctatcctcccccccgagcggattccgctcggtcttccacttcaccctttcctctcctcctctccgcCACCTtccccttcccgagaaacatgccgcctaatcaggcaggcagacctctcgggttcctcccaaaacgacactcctcctcctcctcctcctcctcggtgACCGCTTACTAGGCCTATATGATTGCTCTCGTAATTGAACGTTAAAATGgtgccatcaaaaaaaaaaaaaaaagaaagaaagaaggttGAATATTCATTTGGCTGACCTTCAAAGATTCATCGTAAGTTAATAATCTTCTTTATTTATATATTGATTTACATATTTACCGGTATATTTGCGGGAAATCTTGAACGTCGTAGAAAATGTTGAGGCTTAGAAACTGTTGAAAATGTGCAAGATTATGGACAGATTTACAACACACTTAAACTTTAAACATTATAAACCACTCGACCATTCGCCGCCAACAACAGCACATTTTGAAAGTGCCCTCCGCAAGGCTTAATCTTTGTCAGCTCGATAATAAGCCCACAAAACGAGGCGTGTAGGTGACGAATAGCCTGGGAGGGTCTCACAAAAGTTGTGCAATGTGTGTTGTACATGTACATCGTGTTGTATACCCCGACGGCCTCTTGCTTGACATGCGTGTAGCTACACGTGCAACGTCTCTCGATTTCAGCTTGGTGGCAGCACGTAGTTGTTGATCTCTCAGTTCAAAGAGCATTGGATGTTAAGAGACATGTTAAACACCCACATTAGAAGTGTGCGCGCTTAATTCAGCTACGTTTCTGGTCATCCCATTTTTCAACAGTGCAGCATGAAATGCGTTGCGATTGCACTGTTGTCCTCCTTCTTGCTTATCCGCCGTAGAGCTTGCAGTTATCCTCCTCTTTAGCTATTCGTATCTGATTGATGAAGATCGTTGACGTAATTAATGCGACGATCagtctgcactctaaaaacagaacttcacctcataggcACCGCACGCTAAAGTTTTCGGCCGACGCCCGCGCCCCCACCAGGCGGAAAGTGGCGTAATCTCCCGGTACCTGCTGTGCAGGCTTGTACAGCTGCAGCCATTTGGATCGTTGCACGAAACGCTTAAAGCTGGCTGCGATACCAAGGCAGGACGCAATAACAGTCAGGTGGCCCAGGGAGTTTTGTCTTCACATACTGTGAATGGATTCTAGGCGAAAACGGAAGAACGGCAGTTATTGCTGCATAGTAGGCTGCCACAACAACTGGGCTGCCGCCAAGGGAAAGCAACCTGCCTTGAAGTTTTATACTTTCCCTACGAAGTGGTATGAACAAGAACGCCGTCGGTTGTGGATAGCTGCGGTACGTCGGGTGAAGTAAGTGAAATTTCCAATTACATGTCATTCCCTTCCTTTTCGTTTCGCTGCTCGTCTCATCAAATGACATATTTGTGCAGCGAAGATGGCACCCCGTGGGAGCCGACATCCAGCACGGTCATATGCAGCGCGCACTTCGTGGGAAATGCCAAAAGTTCTGAACAAGCTCACCCATCGTACATTCCCACAATATTTCCTGCCGTCTACAAGAAGCAGTCAATGGCTGTGTGCTCAACGTCCGTCGACCGCTACGAAAGGTAGGCAGCTGTCTGTCTTCGCCGTATTAACTGGGGTTCGTTGCGTTTGCTTTCGCTGTCACTTGTTACCTTGTAGTGCCCTGATGTTAGCCATAAATTACAGGTCCAAGAGGCGGTCACAGCACATTGATAGAAATGCGGTGTACGCGAACACGGGTGACTTTGGCTGTGATGATCTGTCCGATAGCATGCAAGATAACAGCAGTGGTGACACTGCTCCTCTGTTGCCCGATGGTGAAACTCAGTCTGGCATATTATCAGTGGTAAGTATGCTCCCTAATCGATTTAACAGAGAGATGacatctttatttttttattttgcaagaGTAACAGGAACAACAATaaagattttttttcttatgttTTGCAGGGAACACAGACAGAGGTGGCCAGTGATGATGCCAGGAGTGACTTCACAGTTTTCATCTGTACAACTAGCAACGGCACCAGCTGCACACAGATCAGCCACCGTACCCAGACTGACAAAGAAGTTCAAGCTGTCCCCGACATGAAGTCAAGTTTCGCTGGACCCTCTCAGCGCACTTGCCTATTTCAGGGCTATGAGACAGTTCATGAGGACTCCACTACACTGCAGGACTTATGTGGCACAAGCCCACAGGCATTCGCCCTGCTCCTCAGTCTCCTCAGCAACCTCCGTGTAAGGGAAATGGACGTGACTGTACCCAACAAGCTGCTGCTATTTCTTATGAAACTGAAGCTGGGGATAACATTTACCAGCCTTGGTGCACTGTTTGGTGTCCGACGCTACACAGCAGCAAGGATATTTTTCCTCATCCTGGCAAACTTGGTAGAAGCTACAAGGAAACTGATATTTGCACCTTCAAGAGACACCGTCCGAGCAACGCTTCCCCAGTGCTTCTTGGAACACTATCATACGTGTAGGTACATTATTGACTGCACAGAAGTCAGGACCGAGACTCCAGCTTCAGTAGAAAAACAGCGAACCCTCTACTCCAACTACAAGGGCGGCATGACTCTCAAGTTTCTTGTTGCTATTGTTCCCAATGGACAAATCGCATTTGTTTCGGGGGCATACGGAGGACGTGAAAGTGACACTGCAATAACCGTGCAGTCTGGCTTTCTGGACCTTATTGAAACAGGGGACCTCGTTCTAGCTGACAAGGGATTCCCTGGCATAAACTCACACCTAGGTGATAAAGGTGCAATTCTTGTCATGCCCCCATTCTCATCGGGAAGTGCACAGTTCAGTAGCTCGGAAATGGATACCACATATCACATTGCCCAAGTCAGAGTCCATGTGGAGCGTGTTATTCAAAGGTTAAAAATTTACAATATTCTTAACCGTACTGTGCCTGCAGACCTTGTCCCGTACATGCCTGACATTTTCCGCATCTGTGCGGTGCTTGTTAATTTGCAGCCACCAGTTTTTAAACATGAAAGCAATTAGCATTACCATTTCCATATTTGACATGTAAGCTCGTGAAAATTTTAATGGTGGTTGCTTTGTGATCGGATCGAGGTGAACAGTTACCAAAGAATGCTGGGATAGTTGTGATCCTGCTCAGGGACAAGACAGTGATGACGTGTGGTATTGTTAACTTTGCTGAAGGTTGTACAGTCTGTGTACTGGTGTTGTGAAG
It contains:
- the LOC135384542 gene encoding uncharacterized protein LOC135384542, whose translation is MTYLCSEDGTPWEPTSSTVICSAHFVGNAKSSEQAHPSYIPTIFPAVYKKQSMAVCSTSVDRYERSKRRSQHIDRNAVYANTGDFGCDDLSDSMQDNSSGDTAPLLPDGETQSGILSVGTQTEVASDDARSDFTVFICTTSNGTSCTQISHRTQTDKEVQAVPDMKSSFAGPSQRTCLFQGYETVHEDSTTLQDLCGTSPQAFALLLSLLSNLRVREMDVTVPNKLLLFLMKLKLGITFTSLGALFGVRRYTAARIFFLILANLVEATRKLIFAPSRDTVRATLPQCFLEHYHTCRYIIDCTEVRTETPASVEKQRTLYSNYKGGMTLKFLVAIVPNGQIAFVSGAYGGRESDTAITVQSGFLDLIETGDLVLADKGFPGINSHLGDKGAILVMPPFSSGSAQFSSSEMDTTYHIAQVRVHVERVIQRLKIYNILNRTVPADLVPYMPDIFRICAVLVNLQPPVFKHESN